From the genome of Ictalurus punctatus breed USDA103 chromosome 28, Coco_2.0, whole genome shotgun sequence, one region includes:
- the ftr82 gene encoding finTRIM family, member 82, with amino-acid sequence MAEPVSPDYFSCHLCASLLRDPVAIPCGHSFCMDCISGYWNDADYTGIYICPQCRITFTQRPVLRPNATLSKVAEKIKKTGLNLNLVPPSNGSFAGPTDVPCDFCSGKKLKAVKSCLNCLASYCEKHLKPHYESATFKRHKLVDELGNLDRKICPQHQKSLELFCRTDQMCICAICTVSEHKGHDIVSAEAERSEKQKLLGVSQADIKQKCQQRTKELEELKTAVDSLKSSAQRAMAESKKMFDEMITSIERMRSEVIKLININEKAGFSQAEGLMERLEQEIDELKKKETGLKQLYSTEDHIHFLQNFNYLCTPTDDGFIPKVSLNPDFSFSAARKAVAEIKEKLEELGREELLKVTKSVNEVPIYTLENRSVREKSSRVKDIQTVDSAPPSQPRSRSEFLKYFCQLRLDPSTAYKELYLSEGNKKVTRTRNLQPYSDNPERFDTFAQVLCREALSGARFYWEIEWNGEFSVGVAYRGISRKGKGPLCLLGYNDKSWSLLCSDTGYSAWHNRVDKVISAPHSPRIGVYLDHSAGVLAFYSIGETMTCLHRFETTFTEPLYPGFGVGTSVKICQLK; translated from the exons ATGGCTGAGCCCGTGTCCCCAGATTACTTCAGCTGCCACCTGTGCGCGAGTCTCCTGAGGGACCCAGTGGCTATCCCCTGTGGCCACAGCTTCTGTATGGACTGCATTAGTGGCTACTGGAATGATGCTGACTATACCGGGATTTACATCTGTCCTCAGTGCAGAATTACTTTCACCCAGAGACCCGTGCTCAGACCCAATGCAACCCTCTCCAAAGTGGCTGAGAAGATCAAGAAGACAGGCCTGAACCTCAACCTGGTGCCTCCAAGCAATGGGAGCTTTGCTGGACCGACAGATGTGCCTTGTGACTTCTGCTCGGGAAAGAAGCTCAAGGCTGTCAAGTCCTGCCTCAACTGCTTGGCCTCATACTGTGAGAAACACCTGAAGCCCCACTATGAGTCAGCTACCTTCAAGAGACACAAACTGGTGGATGAGCTTGGAAACCTGGACAGAAAGATCTGCCCGCAGCACCAGAAGAGCTTGGAGCTCTTTTGCCGTACCGACCAGATGTGTATCTGTGCTATCTGCACCGTCAGCGAGCACAAGGGCCATGATATTGTGTCAGCAGAGGCAGAGAGAAGTGAGAAGCAG AAACTTCTTGGAGTGTCCCAAGCTGATATCAAACAAAAATGCCAGCAGAGGACCAAAGAGCTGGAGGAACTAAAGACGGCTGTTGACTCGCTGAAG AGCTCGGCTCAAAGGGCCATGGCAGAGAGCAAGAAGATGTTCGATGAGATGATCACTTCCATTGAGAGgatgaggtcagaggtcatcaAGCTGATCAACATCAATGAGAAAGCTGGGTTCAGTCAGGCTGAGGGGCTGATGGAGCGCTTGGAGCAGGAGATTGATGAACTGAAGAAGAAGGAGACTGGTTTAAAGCAGCTCTACAGTACAGAGGACCACATCCACTTTTTACAG AATTTCAACTATCTCTGCACACCAACTGATGATGGCTTCATTCCCAAAGTGTCTCTGAACCCAGACTTCTCATTCAGCGCTGCAAGGAAAGCTGTCGCAGAGATCAAGGAAAAACTTGAAGAACTGGGCAGAGAGGAACTGCTGAAGGTCACAAAATCAG TGAACGAAGTTCCCATTTACACACTGGAGAACCGCAGTGTTCGAGAGAAAAGTAGCCGAG TCAAAGACATCCAAACTGTGGACAGTGCCCCTCCTTCACAGCCCAGGAGCAGGTCTGAGTTCTTAAAAT ACTTCTGTCAGCTCCGGCTGGATCCCAGCACAGCCTATAAAGAGCTCTACCTGTCAGAAGGTAACAAGAAGGTGACTCGAACCCGCAACCTGCAGCCCTACTCTGATAATCCGGAGCGGTTTGACACATTTGCCCAGGTACTGTGCCGTGAGGCTCTGTCGGGTGCCCGCTTCTACTGGGAGATTGAGTGGAATGGCGAGTTCTCTGTTGGAGTGGCCTACCGGGGCATAAGCCGCAAAGGCAAGGGTCCCCTGTGCTTGTTGGGGTATAACGATAAATCCTGGAGTCTCCTCTGCTCTGACACGGGCTATTCTGCCTGGCATAACCGGGTGGACAAAGTTATCAGCGCGCCACATTCTCCAAGGATAGGGGTCTACCTAGACCACAGCGCAGGGGTGCTGGCCTTCTATAGCATCGGCGAGACCATGACATGCCTCCATCGCTTCGAGACCACCTTCACTGAACCCCTCTATCCTGGGTTTGGGGTTGGAACATCGGTTAAAATCTGCCAGCTAAAATGA